The DNA segment GAACCAAGAAACTCTAGCTCGCGAGGTCTTTCTTCACTCTCTCCTGCAACTGCGCACTGGCCGAATCGTCCAGTCCAACGCCGGTCCAGACGATCTTGTTGTTTCCCTCGGCGTAGTAGATGGTGCGGCTGACCCCTTCCACTTTGTACGCCTTGTCCCAATTCTTCTGCTTCGCGACCACGACCGGGAAGGTGATCCCATGTTTCTTTGCGGCGGCGTTGATCGCTTTGGCGTCCTTGGAGTCGATGACCTGAGCGAATACTCCCAGCTTGTTGAAGCTGGTCTGTAATTCCTGGAGTTTCTTCAGATCGGCCCAGAAATTTTCGTCCTTGAGCTTGCCGAAAGCGACCACCTTCGCGGCCTTGCCGGCGTAAGCGCAGACCTGGCAATACTCTTTGCCGTTCTCGACGTTCTTAATCTCGTAGGGCGTCAGGCTGTCGCCGGGCTTCAGGCCGGCGTGCGCGAAACCCGCCACCGACAAAGTGGCCAGTAATGTTGCGATTCGTTTCATAATCAATGTTGGTTTTTCAATTTGCGGACTGCTTCTAGTGACCGACAAAACAGGAATTAGTTCAATAAAAAACGAAATACCATTACTTCCCGATCGCCGTCAGGCGTTCCCGCGTCCTGAAAAACAGGGTTCCGTCTGAAATCGCTGGCGAGGCCATGCAGGTTTCGCCCAGCTTGTTGGTGGCGGTAACAGAGAACTTGCCGTCGGCGGGGACAACGAACACGTTTCCAAGTTCACTCGGGAAGAAGAGATGCCGACCATCTGACACCGGCGACGCCGTGAAACCTTCGCTGCCTGAGCCGAGACGTTCGCTATAGGAGATGGCGCCGGTCTTTGCGTCGAAGCAGGTCAGCACTCCGTTATCGAGACAACCGTAAACGTGGCCGGCGACCACGATGGGTGTTTGCATGTAAGTCCCTTGCCGCGCGTGCGCCCACGCGATGGCGGCGTTCGTCGCACCGGTTTCGGATGGCGTGATGTCGCCCCTGGCATCGAGTCGGATGGCCTGCATGGGGCGAAATTTTCCATGCCCGCTGGTGAAGTAAGCCAGGTCGTTAAGCACGACCGGCGTGGGTACCGGAATGTCGCCGCCTCCGTTGAGTTGCCAAACCTCCTTTCCGGTCGCGAAATCGTAACCGCCGTTGTGATGCCAGCCGTTCACGAGGATTTGAGTTTGTTCTCCTACCTTCGCCACGGTCGGTGTGCCCCAGGTCGGCACATCCTTGCGCGGTGTGCGCCAGAGTTCCTTGCCATCAGCGAGACCGAACACTGCGAGGAAAGAATTGGTTTGCACATCGCAAAGCACGACGACCTTGCCATCGTGAATGACGGGCGAACTGGCAAAGCCCCATTGTGCGCTGGGTACCTGGTAGTAACCGGCGTCCATCGGTCCCAGATCCTTTTTCCAAAGTAGTTGGCCGTCCATGTCGAAGCAAAACAGGCCTTCCGAACCGAAGAGAGCGACAATGCGCTTTCCGTCGGTAGCGGGCGTGGAGTTGCAGTGACTGGCCTTGGTGTGCCGCTTGACGCGAGGAACGGCCTCATAACCCGGTTTGTCGAAGACAATTTTGCCACTGGCCTTGTCCAGGGCGAGCAGCCGCCATTGGTGCTGCTCTTGGTCGTTGGCGGAAGCGATGTCGCCATAAAGTCCGACCTTGAGCTCGGCCTTACCGGGTCGCACGGCGGTGGTCACATAAACGCGATCCTTCCAGATAATCGGCGACGAGTGACCCAGTCCCGGGATCGTGGTCTGCCAGCGGACATTCTCGCCCTTCTCGATATCCCAATGCGTGGGCGCCGCTGCGGTGGCATCGACTCCGCCCGCCTGCGGCCCGCGGAATTGCGGCCAGTTTCCCGCGGAGAGATTCAACACAAAGCAAAATCCAAAGAGGACCGCGGCGATCTTCATGCTATTTGGCTCCTTTTACCCGCATCTTCAGGCCATAGACGTTTTTGCTGGCCGTGATGAAGAGCAGGTCGCGATCTCTGCCGCCGAAGGTGATGTTGGCGGTCCATGGTTCGGCGACGTCAATGTGCTCGATCTGTTTGCCCGAGTTATCGAAGACCGTCACGCCGTGGCCGGTCAGATAGACGTTGCCTTCGTTGTCGAGCGTCATACCGTCCGAGCCGAGTTCGCAGAACAATCGTTTGTTCGTCAGCGAACCATCCTCGTGGATGTCGTAAGCGTAGGTTTTGCTCGCGCCGATGTCCGCGACGTAGAGTGTTTTGCCGTCGGGGGTGCCGATGATGCCGTTGGGTTGTTTGAGGTCGGCGGTGACGCGCGCCGGCGTCGCGCGGTCTTTCGCGAGGAAATAAACGTGCTGTCCGTCCTGCTGCATCTTCGGGTCGCGTTTCCAATAGGATCGCGGATAAAGCGGGTCGGTGAAGTAAATACCGCCATCGGGACGAATCCAAAGATCGTTCGGGCCGTTGAGCAATTTCGCGTCGAATTCTTTCACCAGCACG comes from the Candidatus Angelobacter sp. genome and includes:
- a CDS encoding SMP-30/gluconolactonase/LRE family protein — translated: MISIHAADSKIIAPGAKLEKLAGGFAFTEGPAADKDGNVFFTDQPNDRIVKWSAADGTVSDWMKPAGRSNGTYFDKDGNLIACADEKNELWSIALDKKVTVLVKEFDAKLLNGPNDLWIRPDGGIYFTDPLYPRSYWKRDPKMQQDGQHVYFLAKDRATPARVTADLKQPNGIIGTPDGKTLYVADIGASKTYAYDIHEDGSLTNKRLFCELGSDGMTLDNEGNVYLTGHGVTVFDNSGKQIEHIDVAEPWTANITFGGRDRDLLFITASKNVYGLKMRVKGAK
- a CDS encoding PQQ-binding-like beta-propeller repeat protein, translated to MKIAAVLFGFCFVLNLSAGNWPQFRGPQAGGVDATAAAPTHWDIEKGENVRWQTTIPGLGHSSPIIWKDRVYVTTAVRPGKAELKVGLYGDIASANDQEQHQWRLLALDKASGKIVFDKPGYEAVPRVKRHTKASHCNSTPATDGKRIVALFGSEGLFCFDMDGQLLWKKDLGPMDAGYYQVPSAQWGFASSPVIHDGKVVVLCDVQTNSFLAVFGLADGKELWRTPRKDVPTWGTPTVAKVGEQTQILVNGWHHNGGYDFATGKEVWQLNGGGDIPVPTPVVLNDLAYFTSGHGKFRPMQAIRLDARGDITPSETGATNAAIAWAHARQGTYMQTPIVVAGHVYGCLDNGVLTCFDAKTGAISYSERLGSGSEGFTASPVSDGRHLFFPSELGNVFVVPADGKFSVTATNKLGETCMASPAISDGTLFFRTRERLTAIGK